The proteins below are encoded in one region of Archocentrus centrarchus isolate MPI-CPG fArcCen1 chromosome 13, fArcCen1, whole genome shotgun sequence:
- the LOC115790825 gene encoding extracellular calcium-sensing receptor-like, whose product MHTVYNNYTSKPETAKCKGSIITSELQSSRAMVFAIEEINNSTELLPGIRLGYQIYDSCASVPVAVHVAFQFLNSFDPVFYTDSKCSQSGMVVAVVGESGSTTSISISRVISSFNIPQVSHFSTCACLSDKQQYPSFFRTIPSDQFQAEALAKLVKHFGWTWIGAVRSDSDYGNYGMASFLEAAQKEGICVEYSVSFHRTYPQSKIQKVADVIRRSTAIVVLALASLGDMRALLEELSREPSPPRQWIGSESWVTNPELMRYSFCAGAIGFGIQKSVIPGLRNFLVGLSPSQVAASEILTEFWEDAFNCTLKKIPAADKKVCDGTEDIQNLQSQYTDTSQLRITNMVYKAVYAIAHAIHNTVCQGKNATAKCDKLTKLESKQVLTELKKVNFSQNGYDVSFDANGDPVAIYELVNWKKNKSGITEIVTVGLYDASLPAGQEFQINRNITWMEGRMQVPVSVCTDSCPPGTRKVLQKGKPICCYDCTPCTEGEISNTTDSTDCLPCHKEFWPNAKRDICVPKPVEFLSFQDILGIILATFSVLGACLAIITAAIFFHHRTTPIVKAHNSELSFLLLISLTLCFLCSLTFIGAPSDWSCMLRHTSFGITFVLCISCVLGKTFMVLMAFKATLPGSNVMKWFGPPQQRMTVVSFTFIQVLICTIWLLLSPPFPIKNLTTYKEKIILECALGSQIGFWAVLGYLGLLASFCFVLAVLARKLPDNFNEAKLITFSMLIFCAVWITFIPAYVSSPGKFTVVVEIFAILASSFGLIVCIFAPKCFIILFKPEKNTKKYLMNKN is encoded by the exons ATGCACACAGTTTACAATAACTACACCAGCAAGCCTGAGACTGCAAAATGCAAAGGGAG CATTATCACCAGTGAACTGCAGTCATCGCGTGCAATGGTCTTTGCCATAGAAGAGATTAACAacagcacagagctgctgcCTGGGATCAGGCTTGGTTATCAGATCTATGACTCATGTGCATCAGTGCCTGTGGCAGTGCATGTggcatttcagtttttgaataGCTTTGACCCTGTGTTTTACACTGATAGCAAATGCTCACAATCTGGTATGGTGGTAGCTGTTGTTGGTGAATCTGGGTCTACAACATCAATCAGCATATCACGAGTCATCAGTTCCTTTAACATTCCTcaa GTGAGCCACTTTTCCACATGTGCATGCTTATCTGACAAACAGCAGTATCCAAGTTTTTTCAGAACAATCCCCAGTGACCAGTTCCAAGCTGAAGCTCTAGCCAAGCTGGTAAAACACTTTGGCTGGACTTGGATAGGTGCTGTTAGGTCAGATTCAGATTATGGAAATTATGGCATGGCATCTTTTTTAGAAGCAGCACAGAAAGAGGGGATCTGTGTGGAATACTCTGTATCTTTCCATCGAACCTACCCACAGAGCAAGATTCAGAAAGTAGCAGATGTTATCCGCAG GTCTACAGCCATTGTTGTTCTGGCGCTGGCATCATTAGGGGACATGAGGGCCCTGTTGGAGGAGCTATCACGTGAGCCTTCCCCACCTCGCCAGTGGATAGGCAGTGAGTCATGGGTAACCAACCCCGAATTAATGAGGTACAGTTTCTGTGCTGGGGCCATTGGATTTGGGATTCAGAAATCTGTAATCCCAGGTCTCAGAAACTTCCTGGTgggtctctctccctctcaagTAGCTGCTTCCGAAATACTTACTGAGTTCTGGGAGGATGCGTTCAACTGCACACTGAAAAAGA TTCCTGCTGCAGACAAGAAGGTGTGTGATGGAACTGAAGACATACAGAATCTCCAAAGTCAGTACACTGACACATCTCAGCTCAGAATTACTAACATGGTGTACAAGGCTGTGTATGCAATAGCACATGCCATCCATAACACAGTGTGTCAGGGGAAAAACGCCACAGCAAAGTGTGATAAACTAACCAAGTTAGAGTCCAAACAG GTTTTAACTGAGCTGAAGAAAGTAAATTTTTCACAAAATGGTTATGATGTGTCATTTGATGCTAATGGGGATCCTGTGGCTATTTATGAGCTGGTTAActggaaaaagaataaaagtggcATCACTGAGATAGTAACTGTAGGGCTGTATGATGCATCACTGCCAGCGGGCCAGGAGTTTCAAATTAACAGAAACATAACCTGGATGGAGGGTCGCATGCAA GTACCAGTGTCAGTGTGCACTGACAGCTGTCCTCCAGGAACTCGTAAagtgctgcagaaaggaaaaccCATCTGCTGCTATGACTGTACACCATGTACTGAGGGAGAGATTAGTAATACTAcag aTTCCACTGATTGTTTACCCTGCCACAAGGAATTCTGGCCTAATGCAAAGAGAGACATTTGCGTTCCTAAGCCTGTagagtttctttctttccaagACATCCTAGGAATCATTCTTGCTACATTCTCAGTTCTTGGTGCCTGTCTGGCCATCATAACTGCAGCTATATTCTTTCATCACAGGACAACTCCAATTGTCAAAGCCCACAACTCTGAGCTGAGCTTCCTGCTGCTCATCTCTCTGACTCTATGTTTCTTATGTTCATTAACTTTCATTGGAGCACCATCTGATTGGTCCTGCATGCTGCGTCACACTTCATTTGGTATCACCTTTGTTCTCTGTATCTCCTGTGTACTTGGGAAAACTTTTATGGTTTTAATGGCTTTCAAAGCAACACTTCCAGGTAGTAATGTGATGAAATGGTTTGGTCCTCCACAGCAAAGAATGACTGTTGTGTCTTTCACCTTCATTCAAGTTTTAATTTGTACTATTTGGTTGCTACTTAGCCCTCCCTTCCCAATAAAAAATCTAACCACATACAAAGAGAAAATCATACTGGAATGTGCATTAGGCTCTCAAATAGGCTTTTGGGCTGTGCTCGGGTACTTAGGCCTACTTGcttcattttgctttgttttagctGTCTTAGCCCGAAAATTACCTGATAATTTTAATGAAGCCAAGCTTATCACCTTCAGTATGCTGATATTCTGTGCAGTGTGGATCACTTTTATCCCAGCATATGTCAGCTCTCCTGGGAAATTCACTGTGGTTGTGGAGATATTTGCCATTCTGGCCTCAAGCTTTGGATTAATAGTGTGTATATTTGCTCCAAAGTGTTTTATCATATTGTTTAAGCCTGAGAAGAAcactaaaaaatatttaatgaacaaaaattAA